One genomic window of Quercus robur chromosome 6, dhQueRobu3.1, whole genome shotgun sequence includes the following:
- the LOC126689931 gene encoding uncharacterized protein LOC126689931, producing MTASAIWMRRNKIRLGENSTPLGQISASAFDALKEFQQLRPTHAQIPRTARAVRWRPPPANCVKANFDGVVFSQAGLAGIGIIIRNEQGLVMAALSQQIPLPASVEMVEVLAARRALVFAKELGFDRVVVEGDSANIITSINGRLMDLSAMGHVLLDIKSLSSCFSFISFQHINREGNCVAHKLARQAANSPFLVWMESVPPAVFEVYQLDLLRLQ from the coding sequence ATGACAGCCTCTGCAATTTGGATGAGGCGCAACAAGATCCGGTTGGGTGAAAACTCAACTCCATTGGGTCAGATTTCGGCTTCAGCTTTCGATGCTCTCAAGGAGTTTCAGCAGCTGCGTCCTACACATGCGCAGATACCACGGACAGCTCGGGCAGTACGATGGAGACCACCACCTGCAAATTGTGTCAAGGCGAATTTTGACGGCGTAGTCTTCTCACAGGCTGGACTAGCTGGCATCGGCATTATAATCCGGAATGAACAAGGATTAGTTATGGCTGCTCTCTCACAACAAATTCCGCTGCCTGCTTCGGTGGAGATGGTGGAAGTGCTAGCGGCTCGCCGGGCTTTGGTTTTTGCTAAGGAACTCGGATTTGATAGAGTGGTTGTGGAAGGTGATTCTGCAAACATTATTACTTCTATTAATGGAAGACTCATGGACCTCTCGGCTATGGGACATGTTCTGTTAGATATCAAGAGTTTAagttcttgtttttcttttatttcatttcagcATATTaatagagaaggaaattgtGTGGCTCACAAGCTTGCAAGACAAGCTGCCAATTCTCCTTTTTTGGTTTGGATGGAGTCTGTTCCACCAGCCGTGTTTGAGGTGTATCAACTCGATTTATTAAGGTTGCAATAA
- the LOC126733062 gene encoding protein ecdysoneless homolog: MAGVPESDLAFSDIFSQKNSRLPDDTVFYAIFPDLTLNSNPTPTSEPSLSSSLQSLHLQILQTLSPFTTDYLWQHESFTLSLSSLPKPSCLCSSHLPHLHGKLRFGDNLDDEWFTVFLLFKISTTFPSLSIRVWDTDGEFLLIEAAFHLPRWLNPENSLNRVFIRQGHIHVVPKDRLSSPNLSDSLRFIINHNEESRASESIQSAVKKRILDYPERAQRNMHQVRVRVPVSVAQVLKHEPCLISLAVESFYDRDIDSMKYAAKMEKFLPKGREEELVCVAVKMSRAMYAQLVQQAFQAPKNYPMPNRSDKVAYGEAELGLKITCGLEMMYQLRKREGLEGKGRTWEAYKESLERSGYFQGLLPGSKEYQRLMHNAEEYYRNSSLFLRTSEMLSAPVKRIDEILALPHSPDEFSGQEVPPSDDDSWLYNGEDELNSALLERQKEMDLYNSKHKKKQNGQDDTGPSSSSNVDEVGLGDIAKTMQDFVHKVSSYKGAEVPENRNLKEVDLDVDRFIKDMESVMKRQGFEDVGSNVDIEDGSSSDFDLDESEDESDIAEPSEDNEEEKDTFMHSYSDAMNEELKPTSIAKSFVRANEQATKKDEGTSNATEDMDEDFTPVDVDVNLVKSFLDSFSSQQGLPGPASNLLGLMGVQLPHDDKKKGK; the protein is encoded by the exons ATGGCTGGAGTTCCCGAATCCGACCTTGCATTCTCAGACATATTCTCCCAAAAGAACTCGAGGCTCCCAGATGACACCGTTTTCTATGCCATATTCCCTGACTTAACTCTAAATTCCAATCCCACCCCTACCTCTGAACCTTCACTCTCCTCCTCTCTCCAATCCCTCCACCTCCAAATCCTCCAAACCCTATCTCCCTTCACAACTGACTACCTATGGCAGCATGAGtccttcactctctctctctcttccctcccTAAACCCTCATGCCTCTGCTCCTCCCATCTTCCTCACCTCCATGGCAAGCTCCGCTTTGGTGACAATCTTGATGACGAGTGGTTCACTGTCTTCCTCCTCTTCAAAATCTCTACCACCTTCCCTTCCCTCTCTATTCGAGTATGGGACACTGATGGTGAGTTTCTCCTCATCGAAGCCGCTTTCCACCTCCCACGCTGGCTGAACCCTGAGAACAGTCTCAACCGCGTCTTCATTCGCCAAGGTCATATCCATGTAGTACCCAAAGACCGCCTTTCGAGCCCTAACTTATCCGATTCGTTGAGATTCATCATCAATCACAATGAGGAATCGCGAGCATCAGAGTCGATTCAGTCTGCAGTGAAGAAACGGATATTAGATTATCCCGAGAGAGCTCAAAGGAATATGCATCAAGTTAGGGTTAGGGTTCCGGTGTCGGTGGCACAAGTATTGAAACACGAGCCTTGCTTGATTTCATTGGCGGTGGAGAGTTTCTATGATCGAGACATCGATTCCATGAAGTACGCAGCAAAAATGGAAAAGTTCTTACCTAAAGGGAGAGAGGAAGAGTTGGTTTGTGTGGCAGTGAAGATGTCAAGGGCAATGTATGCACAATTGGTTCAACAGGCCTTTCAGGCGCCGAAGAATTATCCAATGCCAAATAGGAGTGATAAAGTGGCATATGGAGAGGCCGAATTGGGACTGAAAATCACATGCGGGTTAGAGATGATGTACCAGCTAAGAAAGCGAGAGGGTTTGGAAGGGAAGGGACGCACTTGGGAGGCCTATAAGGAGAGTTTGGAGAGGAGTGGATACTTTCAAGGACTGCTTCCAGGGTCTAAAGAGTACCAGAGGTTAATGCACAATGCTGAAGAGTATTACCGGAACAGTTCTTTGTTTTTGAGGACCAG TGAAATGTTGAGTGCTCCAGTGAAACGAATCGATGAGATTCTTGCTTTACCACATTCACCTGATGAATTTAGTGGTCAGGAAGTTCCTCCTTCTGATGATGATTCCTGGCTTTACAATGGAGAGGACGAGTTAAACTCTGCACTTCTTGAGAGACAAAAGGAGATGGACCTCTAtaattcaaaacataaaaagaaacagaaTGGCCAGGACGATACGGGTCCTTCGTCCAGTTCTAATGTTGATGAGGTTGGTCTTGGTGATATAGCTAAGACCATGCAGGATTTTGTCCATAAGGTGTCAAGCTACAAGGGAGCTGAGGTTCCTGAAAACAG GAACCTAAAAGAAGTGGACCTTGATGTTGACCGTTTCATTAAAGACATGGAGTCAGTAATGAAGCGTCAAGGTTTTGAAGATGTGGGCAGTAATGTTGATATAGAAGATGGTTCATCATCGGACTTTGATTTGG ATGAGTCTGAAGATGAGAGTGATATAGCGGAACCTTCTGAGGAtaatgaggaagaaaaagataCTTTCATGCATTCCTATTCTGATGCTATGAATGAAGAGTTGAAGCCCACCAGCATTGCAAAAAGTTTTGTTCGTGCTAATGAGCAAGCAACAAAGAAGGATGAG GGAACATCAAATGCCACAGAAGATATGGATGAGGATTTCACTCCTGTGGATGTAGATGTGAACCTTGTAAAGAGCTTTCTTGATTCCTTTTCTTCCCAACAAGGGCTTCCCGGACCTGCTTCCAACTTGCTTGGGCTCATGGGTGTACAGCTCCCACATGATGACAAGAAGAAGGGCAAATGA
- the LOC126733063 gene encoding nicotinamidase 1 — protein sequence MASSTIELLKEELPVNQESLVLSEEVKTGLVLVDIVNGFCTVGSGNLAPTQPDEQISGMVDESVKLARVFCEKKWPIFAFLDSHHPDIPEPPYPPHCIAGTNESKLVPALQWLENEPNATLRCKDCIDGFLGSIEKDGSNLFIDWVRNNQIKKILVVGICTDVCVLDFVCSTLSARNRGLLVPLEDVIVYSNGCATFDLPIHVANTMKDAIAHPQELMHHIGLYIAKGRGAKVVSEVSFGA from the exons atggctTCGTCAACGATAGAGTTGTTGAAGGAGGAGCTTCCAGTGAATCAAGAATCTCTGGTTTTGTCTGAGGAAGTCAAGACTGGCCTCGTCCTTGTCGATATCGTTAATGGCTTTTGCACCGTCGGCTCtggcaatttg gcTCCAACACAACCTGATGAACAAATTTCTGGGATGGTGGATGAGTCTGTGAAACTTGCCAGAGTTTTCTGTGAGAAGAAATGGCCTATTTTTGCTTTCCTTGATTCTCATCACCCAGATATTCCTGAACCTCCATATCCACCTCATTGTATAGCCGGAACAAATGAGTCCAAACTGGTTCCTG CCCTGCAATGGTTAGAGAATGAACCAAATGCAACACTTAGATGCAAAGATTGCATTGATGGGTTTCTCGGTTCAATTGAAAAAGATGGCTCCAATTTGTTTATAGATTGGGTGAGAAATAACCAGATAAAAAAG ATTTTGGTGGTAGGGATATGCACCGATGTATGTGTGCTGGATTTTGTGTGTTCAACATTGTCTGCAAGAAATCGGGGTTTACTTGTTCCTTTGGAGGATGTGATTGTGTATTCAAATGGATGTGCCACTTTTGATCTTCCGATTCATGTTGCCAATACAATGAAGGATGCTATTGCTCATCCACAG GAGCTCATGCATCACATAGGGCTTTACATTGCCAAGGGAAGGGGAGCCAAGGTGGTATCAGAAGTATCATTTGGTGCATGA
- the LOC126733064 gene encoding kinase-interacting protein 1-like isoform X1 — MLQRAASNAYSWWWASHIRTKQSKWLEQNLQDMGEQVQIVLKLIEEDGDSFAKRAEMYYKKRPEIIHFVEESYRAYRALAERYDHISTELQNANTTIASVFPEEVEFAMAEEEEDTTPRFQKKTPEVPKSNIPVVPKVPTKDLKSIVTSATKKLQHRKTFKTAATTTTTVAKSGLNKAEALQEIDKIQKQILTLQTEKEFVKSSYENGLAKYWEIENQIKEMQERVFSLQDEFGEGMVIEDDEARKLMAEAALKSCVETLAQLQEKQEKSTKEARVESQRIKDAREKFESLKGAFHGDQTSQQKPHARDRSMKIEELTSLDQEVSSVTQERKELEVLREKIKEHFEVGSNASLTVTEMAEKIDELVNKVVSLETAVSSQTVLVKRLRTETDELQAQIRNLEDDKAMLIDGSNNLSYKLKEMEEKLHTVQDLNYSFENQNNNLRTHFTEARLNLNHLTEKLQSVKPDEELELTGPLQTEEGSPAEIRLQNGLIEQEDPLNPSEGSAKSDNALSSSAENEDLYHSQANNDPDNLSVKGQDLILQHKDDPLNPGEGSPKADNALSTSAKNEEVYQSWANNEPDNLSVKGQDLISQHKDDPLNPDEGSAKADNALSTSAEDEDVYQSGANNDPDNLSVKGQDLISQHKDDKQTSSRTVDNLLTVKPKEQENGQEDEPDWKKMFLNGLEEREKMLLTEYTTTLRSYKDVKKKLSEVEKKSQDNTFDTSMQLKELKSSNAMKDEEIKSLRQKVNLLLKCLDENKDSEDSKASDFPQKANLLDDLSFDPKAGTGLTTLVTEKDNFKLTLLDQPPETMSAIEEKLRMNIDELLEENLGFWLKFSTSFHQIQKFETGIQDLQAEILKLEEKGKKLEASSARYSLKSDARPIYKHMREIQTELILWLEQCALLKDELHCRFSSLCNIQEEITTALKESAEEDEFKFTSYQAAKFQGEVLNMKQENNRVGDELQAGLDHVTTLQLELERTLAKLNEEFGLAGSRKQSNPLLRHTENSRNRVPLRSFIFGVKQKKQKPSIFSCMTPAMNKKYPGMRAEHNV; from the exons atgttacaGAGAGCTGCAAGCAATGCATATTCATGGTGGTGGGCAAGCCATATCAGGACTAAGCAATCAAAATGGCTGGAGCAAAACCTTCAag ATATGGGGGAACAGGTGCAAATCGTGCTTAAACTCATCGAAGAGGATGGAGACTCCTTTGCCAAGAGAGCAGAAATGTACTACAAAAAGAGGCCAGAGATCATACACTTTGTGGAAGAATCATATCGAGCTTATAGAGCTCTAGCTGAAAGGTACGACCACATATCAACAGAGCTACAAAATGCCAACACCACCATTGCTTCTGTTTTTCCAGAAGAGGTTGAGTTTGCaatggctgaagaagaagaagataccACACCAAGATTCCAAAAAAAGACTCCAGAGGTTCCAAAATCAAATATTCCAGTTGTTCCAAAGGTTCCAACCAAAGATTTAAAGAGCATCGTTACGTCAGCTACAAAGAAATTGCAACATAGGAAGACATTCAAAACTGCagctactactactactacggTTGCTAAATCTGGTTTGAACAAAGCTGAGGCACTTCAAGAGATCGACAAAATTCAGAAACAAATTCTGACTCTACAAACGGAGAAAGAGTTTGTAAAGAGCTCTTATGAGAATGGGCTAGCAAAATACTGGGAAATTGAGAATCAGATTAAGGAAATGCAAGAGAGAGTTTTCAGTTTGCAAGATGAATTCGGTGAGGGCATGGTTATCGAAGATGATGAGGCTCGGAAATTGATGGCAGAAGCAGCTTTAAAATCATGCGTAGAGACATTGGCTCAGTTGCAAGAGAAACAGGAGAAATCCACTAAGGAAGCAAGAGTTGAGTCCCAAAGGATAAAGGATGCCAGGGAGAAGTTTGAGAGTCTCAAAGGTGCGTTTCATGGTGATCAGACTAGTCAGCAAAAGCCACATGCCAGAGATAGGTCTATGAAAATAGAAGAGTTAACAAGCTTAGACCAAGAAGTCAGCAGTGTGAcacaagagagaaaagaattggAGGTGTTACGTGAGAAGATCAAGGAACACTTTGAGGTTGGGTCCAATGCATCTCTCACTGTGACAGAGATGGCAGAGAAGATAGATGAGCTTGTGAATAAAGTGGTTAGCTTAGAAACTGCGGTTTCATCACAGACTGTTCTTGTAAAGAGATTAAGAACAGAAACTGATGAACTTCAAGCACAAATTCGAAATTTGGAAGATGATAAGGCAATGCTTATTGATGGTTCAAACAATTTGAGCTACAAGCTGAAGGAAATGGAAGAAAAGCTTCACACAGTTCAGGACCTAAACTATAGTTTTGAAAACCAGAATAACAATCTCCGGACACATTTCACTGAAGCACGTTTAAATCTCAATCACCTTACTGAGAAATTGCAAAGCGTGAAGCCTGATGAGGAGCTTGAGTTGACAGGTCCATTACAAACAGAAGAGGGATCTCCAGCTGAAATAAGATTGCAAAATGGGTTGATAGAACAAGAGGATCCATTGAATCCTAGTGAGGGTTCTGCAAAATCTGACAATGCTCTCAGTAGTTCTGCTGAAAATGAAGATCTATATCACTCCCAGGCAAATAATGACCCTGATAATCTATCAGTGAAAGGCCAGGACTTGATATTGCAGCACAAAGATGATCCATTAAATCCTGGTGAGGGTTCTCCAAAAGCTGACAATGCTCTCAGTACTTCTGCTAAAAATGAAGAAGTGTATCAATCCTGGGCAAATAATGAACCTGATAATCTATCAGTGAAAGGTCAGGACTTGATATCGCAGCACAAAGATGATCCATTGAATCCTGATGAGGGTTCTGCAAAAGCTGACAATGCTCTTAGTACTTCTGCTGAAGATGAAGATGTGTATCAATCCGGGGCAAATAATGACCCAGATAATCTATCAGTGAAAGGTCAGGACTTGATATCGCAGCACAAAGATGATAAACAGACTTCATCACGGACTGTGGATAATCTTCTTACTGTTAAACCAAAGGAACAGGAAAACGGCCAAGAGGATGAACCAGACTGGAAGAAAATGTTCTTGAATGGCttggaagaaagagaaaaaatgctTCTAACAGAGTACACCACAACTCTCCGCAGTTACAAGGATGTGAAGAAAAAGCTTAGTGAAGTGGAGAAGAAATCACAAGACAACACTTTTGACACGTCGATGCAGCTAAAGGAATTAAAGAGTTCTAATGCTATGAAGGATGAAGAGATTAAATCATTACGTCAGAAAGTAAACCTTCTGCTGAAATGTTTGGATGAAAATAAGGATTCAGAAGACTCCAAAGCCTCAGACTTCCCACAGAAGGCTAATTTGTTGGATGATCTAAGTTTTGATCCTAAAGCAGGAACTGGTTTAACAACTCTGGTAACAGAGAAAGACAACTTCAAGTTGACTCTACTTGACCAACCTCCTGAAACTATGTCAGCAATTGAAGAAAAACTCCGAATGAACATTGACGAACTGCTAGAGGAGAACTTGGGTTTCTGGTTAAAATTCAGCACCTCATTCCATCAGATACAGAAATTCGAGACTGGAATCCAAGATTTACAAGCTGAGATATTGAAGCTTGAGGAGAAAGGAAAGAAGCTAGAGGCAAGTTCAGCAAGATATTCTCTGAAATCAGATGCACGGCCAATCTACAAACACATGAGAGAAATACAGACTGAACTAATTTTGTGGCTGGAGCAATGTGCATTACTCAAAGATGAACTACATTGCAGATTTTCATCTTTGTGCAACATTCAAGAAGAAATAACAACAGCTTTGAAGGAAAGCGCAGAAGAAGACGAGTTCAAGTTTACAAGCTATCAAGCTGCAAAGTTCCAAGGTGAGGTATTGAACATGAAACAAGAGAATAACAGGGTTGGAGATGAATTGCAAGCAGGTTTGGATCATGTGACTACACTCCAACTTGAACTTGAGAGGACTTTGGCAAAGTTGAACGAGGAATTCGGGCTTGCTGGATCAAGGAAGCAATCAAATCCTCTGCTGAGACACACAGAGAATAGTAGGAACCGGGTTCCTTTGCGGTCATTTATCTTTGGTgtgaaacaaaagaaacaaaagccaTCAATCTTTTCCTGCATGACCCCAGCAATGAATAAGAAGTACCCTGGTATGAGAGCAGAACACAATGTGTAA
- the LOC126733064 gene encoding protein NETWORKED 2D-like isoform X2: MLQRAASNAYSWWWASHIRTKQSKWLEQNLQDMGEQVQIVLKLIEEDGDSFAKRAEMYYKKRPEIIHFVEESYRAYRALAERYDHISTELQNANTTIASVFPEEVEFAMAEEEEDTTPRFQKKTPEVPKSNIPVVPKVPTKDLKSIVTSATKKLQHRKTFKTAATTTTTVAKSGLNKAEALQEIDKIQKQILTLQTEKEFVKSSYENGLAKYWEIENQIKEMQERVFSLQDEFGEGMVIEDDEARKLMAEAALKSCVETLAQLQEKQEKSTKEARVESQRIKDAREKFESLKGAFHGDQTSQQKPHARDRSMKIEELTSLDQEVSSVTQERKELEVLREKIKEHFEVGSNASLTVTEMAEKIDELVNKVVSLETAVSSQTVLVKRLRTETDELQAQIRNLEDDKAMLIDGSNNLSYKLKEMEEKLHTVQDLNYSFENQNNNLRTHFTEARLNLNHLTEKLQSVKPDEELELTGPLQTEEGSPAEIRLQNGLIEQEDPLNPSEGSAKSDNALSSSAENEDLYHSQANNDPDNLSVKGQDLISQHKDDPLNPDEGSAKADNALSTSAEDEDVYQSGANNDPDNLSVKGQDLISQHKDDKQTSSRTVDNLLTVKPKEQENGQEDEPDWKKMFLNGLEEREKMLLTEYTTTLRSYKDVKKKLSEVEKKSQDNTFDTSMQLKELKSSNAMKDEEIKSLRQKVNLLLKCLDENKDSEDSKASDFPQKANLLDDLSFDPKAGTGLTTLVTEKDNFKLTLLDQPPETMSAIEEKLRMNIDELLEENLGFWLKFSTSFHQIQKFETGIQDLQAEILKLEEKGKKLEASSARYSLKSDARPIYKHMREIQTELILWLEQCALLKDELHCRFSSLCNIQEEITTALKESAEEDEFKFTSYQAAKFQGEVLNMKQENNRVGDELQAGLDHVTTLQLELERTLAKLNEEFGLAGSRKQSNPLLRHTENSRNRVPLRSFIFGVKQKKQKPSIFSCMTPAMNKKYPGMRAEHNV, translated from the exons atgttacaGAGAGCTGCAAGCAATGCATATTCATGGTGGTGGGCAAGCCATATCAGGACTAAGCAATCAAAATGGCTGGAGCAAAACCTTCAag ATATGGGGGAACAGGTGCAAATCGTGCTTAAACTCATCGAAGAGGATGGAGACTCCTTTGCCAAGAGAGCAGAAATGTACTACAAAAAGAGGCCAGAGATCATACACTTTGTGGAAGAATCATATCGAGCTTATAGAGCTCTAGCTGAAAGGTACGACCACATATCAACAGAGCTACAAAATGCCAACACCACCATTGCTTCTGTTTTTCCAGAAGAGGTTGAGTTTGCaatggctgaagaagaagaagataccACACCAAGATTCCAAAAAAAGACTCCAGAGGTTCCAAAATCAAATATTCCAGTTGTTCCAAAGGTTCCAACCAAAGATTTAAAGAGCATCGTTACGTCAGCTACAAAGAAATTGCAACATAGGAAGACATTCAAAACTGCagctactactactactacggTTGCTAAATCTGGTTTGAACAAAGCTGAGGCACTTCAAGAGATCGACAAAATTCAGAAACAAATTCTGACTCTACAAACGGAGAAAGAGTTTGTAAAGAGCTCTTATGAGAATGGGCTAGCAAAATACTGGGAAATTGAGAATCAGATTAAGGAAATGCAAGAGAGAGTTTTCAGTTTGCAAGATGAATTCGGTGAGGGCATGGTTATCGAAGATGATGAGGCTCGGAAATTGATGGCAGAAGCAGCTTTAAAATCATGCGTAGAGACATTGGCTCAGTTGCAAGAGAAACAGGAGAAATCCACTAAGGAAGCAAGAGTTGAGTCCCAAAGGATAAAGGATGCCAGGGAGAAGTTTGAGAGTCTCAAAGGTGCGTTTCATGGTGATCAGACTAGTCAGCAAAAGCCACATGCCAGAGATAGGTCTATGAAAATAGAAGAGTTAACAAGCTTAGACCAAGAAGTCAGCAGTGTGAcacaagagagaaaagaattggAGGTGTTACGTGAGAAGATCAAGGAACACTTTGAGGTTGGGTCCAATGCATCTCTCACTGTGACAGAGATGGCAGAGAAGATAGATGAGCTTGTGAATAAAGTGGTTAGCTTAGAAACTGCGGTTTCATCACAGACTGTTCTTGTAAAGAGATTAAGAACAGAAACTGATGAACTTCAAGCACAAATTCGAAATTTGGAAGATGATAAGGCAATGCTTATTGATGGTTCAAACAATTTGAGCTACAAGCTGAAGGAAATGGAAGAAAAGCTTCACACAGTTCAGGACCTAAACTATAGTTTTGAAAACCAGAATAACAATCTCCGGACACATTTCACTGAAGCACGTTTAAATCTCAATCACCTTACTGAGAAATTGCAAAGCGTGAAGCCTGATGAGGAGCTTGAGTTGACAGGTCCATTACAAACAGAAGAGGGATCTCCAGCTGAAATAAGATTGCAAAATGGGTTGATAGAACAAGAGGATCCATTGAATCCTAGTGAGGGTTCTGCAAAATCTGACAATGCTCTCAGTAGTTCTGCTGAAAATGAAGATCTATATCACTCCCAGGCAAATAATGACC CTGATAATCTATCAGTGAAAGGTCAGGACTTGATATCGCAGCACAAAGATGATCCATTGAATCCTGATGAGGGTTCTGCAAAAGCTGACAATGCTCTTAGTACTTCTGCTGAAGATGAAGATGTGTATCAATCCGGGGCAAATAATGACCCAGATAATCTATCAGTGAAAGGTCAGGACTTGATATCGCAGCACAAAGATGATAAACAGACTTCATCACGGACTGTGGATAATCTTCTTACTGTTAAACCAAAGGAACAGGAAAACGGCCAAGAGGATGAACCAGACTGGAAGAAAATGTTCTTGAATGGCttggaagaaagagaaaaaatgctTCTAACAGAGTACACCACAACTCTCCGCAGTTACAAGGATGTGAAGAAAAAGCTTAGTGAAGTGGAGAAGAAATCACAAGACAACACTTTTGACACGTCGATGCAGCTAAAGGAATTAAAGAGTTCTAATGCTATGAAGGATGAAGAGATTAAATCATTACGTCAGAAAGTAAACCTTCTGCTGAAATGTTTGGATGAAAATAAGGATTCAGAAGACTCCAAAGCCTCAGACTTCCCACAGAAGGCTAATTTGTTGGATGATCTAAGTTTTGATCCTAAAGCAGGAACTGGTTTAACAACTCTGGTAACAGAGAAAGACAACTTCAAGTTGACTCTACTTGACCAACCTCCTGAAACTATGTCAGCAATTGAAGAAAAACTCCGAATGAACATTGACGAACTGCTAGAGGAGAACTTGGGTTTCTGGTTAAAATTCAGCACCTCATTCCATCAGATACAGAAATTCGAGACTGGAATCCAAGATTTACAAGCTGAGATATTGAAGCTTGAGGAGAAAGGAAAGAAGCTAGAGGCAAGTTCAGCAAGATATTCTCTGAAATCAGATGCACGGCCAATCTACAAACACATGAGAGAAATACAGACTGAACTAATTTTGTGGCTGGAGCAATGTGCATTACTCAAAGATGAACTACATTGCAGATTTTCATCTTTGTGCAACATTCAAGAAGAAATAACAACAGCTTTGAAGGAAAGCGCAGAAGAAGACGAGTTCAAGTTTACAAGCTATCAAGCTGCAAAGTTCCAAGGTGAGGTATTGAACATGAAACAAGAGAATAACAGGGTTGGAGATGAATTGCAAGCAGGTTTGGATCATGTGACTACACTCCAACTTGAACTTGAGAGGACTTTGGCAAAGTTGAACGAGGAATTCGGGCTTGCTGGATCAAGGAAGCAATCAAATCCTCTGCTGAGACACACAGAGAATAGTAGGAACCGGGTTCCTTTGCGGTCATTTATCTTTGGTgtgaaacaaaagaaacaaaagccaTCAATCTTTTCCTGCATGACCCCAGCAATGAATAAGAAGTACCCTGGTATGAGAGCAGAACACAATGTGTAA
- the LOC126733066 gene encoding uncharacterized protein LOC126733066, whose amino-acid sequence MAFSFTGFPWRLWGGNEKEPVSNGSSMNSSFEWGFGLWEPDTVKFPSTKIASSQRKVKRKWPSREERRIEVKGKGHREESIIDREFDAELVPSDGVCLSGSESDDPDWSIGWFEPHGPDFDSNDGLAVLVPSYRPGCKKVVEGANNQLLSAIKNLADEFSPEGTNGMAQWLSSPQNFNI is encoded by the exons ATGGCTTTCTCTTTTACTGGTTTCCCTTGGCGGTTGTGGGGTGGGAATGAGAAAGAGCCTGTCTCAAATGGGTCTTCCATGAATTCTTCATTTGAGTGGGGATTTGGTTTGTGGGAGCCTGATACTGTAAAATTTCCTTCAACCAAGATAGCCTCTTCTCAAAGGAAGGTTAAGAGGAAATGGCCTAGTAGGGAAGAGAGGAGAATTGAGGTTAAGGGGAAAGGGCATAGGGAAGAGAGCATAATTGATAGGGAGTTTGATGCTGAGTTGGTGCCATCTGATGGTGTTTGTTTGTCGGGGTCAGAATCTGATGACCCAGACTGGTCCATTGGGTGGTTCGAGCCTCATGGACCTGATTTTGACAGTAATGATGGTTTAGCTGTGTTGGTTCCAAGCTATAGACCTGGTTGCAAGAAGGTGGTGGAAGGTGCAAACAACCAGCTTTTGAGTGCTATCAAGAACCTTGCAGATGAGTTCTCTCCTG AGGGCACAAACGGTATGGCACAATGGCTTTCTTCTCCTCAGAACTTCAATATCTAG